One window of Myripristis murdjan chromosome 8, fMyrMur1.1, whole genome shotgun sequence genomic DNA carries:
- the LOC115363038 gene encoding cytosolic phospholipase A2 gamma-like, whose translation MLIPIQDSVPHVALLGSGGGERAAVALLGSLHQMQEEGLLDTVLYLGGVSGSTWAMSSLYSDPMWRDNISRVISTMSGPAVGWDETLAWLKDMKKNDQDFSLTDVWAAMIASTIIKEFDTRRLSEDSLNTTNPYPVYNAIEKTCNTENVTEGKWFEVTPHEAGFTELGLFIETSHLGSKFHAGQLLEERPEMDMVKLQGVLSSALANEEDILEAMPPVIQDLYKLYKALTHVLTTGVEDNTTSSSVSETEQQPQEETSSNQTLKLDKSQAPEEEEKEEEEEEKLDFQWIRENIFPLIKQWEWGTTKNFLYGFPEDSGLHSCLQTEDIHLIDAGLSINIPYPPFLGDRRDIDLIIALEYSAGDMFETVTLARDYAAKVNKPFPEIDDKVLEDKDWPKDCYVFQGEGKQPTIVYMPLFNRNNCKDPEEVQEKMNEFSTFQRAYSQEMISSLLEIAVDNMKNNKDIILKEISKAVERRQNKS comes from the exons ATGTTAATCCCCATCCAGGACTCGGTTCCCCATGTTGCCCTGCTGGGGtcaggagggggggagagagcagcggtggcTCTGCTGGGTTCCCTGCACCAGATGCAGGAGGAAGGTCTGCTGGACACTGTGCTGTACCTGGGGGGAGTTTCTGGCTCCACATG GGCCATGTCGTCTCTGTACAGCGACCCAATGTGGAGGGATAACATCAGCAGGGTGATTTCCACAATGTCTGGTCCCGCTGTGGGGTGGGATGAAACTCTTGCCTGGCTGAAAGATATGAAAAAGAACGACCAAGACTTCTCACTCACTGACGTCTGGGCTGCCATGATCGCTTCTACCATCATTAAGGAG TTTGACACACGTCGGCTCTCTGAAGACAGCCTCAACACCACTAACCCTTATCCCGTCTACAACGCCATTGAGAAAACTTGCAACACGGAGAACGTTACTGAAg GTAAATGGTTTGAGGTGACTCCTCATGAGGCTGGCTTCACAGAGTTGGGTCTCTTCATTGAAACTTCTCATCTGGGCAGCAAATTCCACGCAggacagctgctggaggagaggcCAGAGATGGACATGGTCAAACTACagg GTGTGCTGAGCAGTGCTCTTGCTAATGAAGAGGACATACTAGAGGCAATGCCTCCGGTAATTCAAG atCTATACAAACTGTACAAAGCCTTAACGCATGTGCTAACAACAGGAGTGGAAGATAACACTACTTCATCTAGCGTCAGTGAAACAGAACAACAACCACAAG AGGAGACAAGCAGTAACCAGACCTTGAAACTGGACAAGAGTCAGGccccggaggaggaggagaaggaggaggaagaggaggaaaaattgGATT TCCAGTGGATACGCGAAAATATTTTCCCTCTGATCAAACAGTGGGAATGGGGCACAACCAAGAACTTCCTCTATGGATTCCCAG aagattCTGGCCTCCACTCCTGCCTGCAGACTGAAGATATCCATCTGATAGATGCTGGTTTGTCCATCAATATACCATACCCTCCTTTCCTGGGGGACAGGAGGGACATTGACCTCATCATAGCACTGGAATACAGTGCTGGAGACatgtttgag ACTGTGACTCTGGCCAGAGACTATGCAGCCAAGGTGAACAAGCCTTTCCCAGAGATAGATGACAAAGTCCTGGAGGACAAAGACTGGCCCAAAGACTGCTACGTGTTCCAGGGAGAGGGGAAGCAGCCCACCATCGTTTACATGCCACTCTTCAACAGAAACAACTGCAAAG ATCCTGAAGAAGTCCAGGAAAAGATGAACGAGTTCTCCACCTTCCAACGTGCATACAGCCAGGAGATGATCAGCTCCCTGTTGGAGATCGCTGTAGACAACATGAAGAACAACAAGGACATCATCCTGAAGGAGATCAGCAAGGCTGTTGAACGCAGACAGAACAAAAGCTAG